ccctgagcagggaggggacagagcagctcctcgtcatcactgtcactgtcactccTGGCTTGGGGGCCCactctgggctgtgtgtggaggAGCCTGTGCCCACTCTGAGCTGGCACTGAAGGGCCCCTGtgtctctgctctgccccaggctctgTGGGTACCCTCCTTTCTACGAGGAAACCGAGTCCAAACTCTTTGAGAAGATCAAGGAAGGCTACTACGAGTTTGAGTCTCCGTTTTGGGATGATATCTCCGAGTCAGGTAATGAAGGGATGGCACTGGATCAGCTTTGaggctccttccaaccccagccatcctgggattctgtaaGAACGGaagctctgggtttttttccccgtttttttcctctgtcctgTCAGCCACCACTTCACCAGCCCAAGCTGCTGGTGGAGCTCACTGCAGGCAGCATCCTCACGGCTTATTTCAACATCAATCTTttatacaaacaaacaaacctagCAGGGGGTGTGCTGGGGTTTAATAACAAACATCACAATCCttcctgagaaaaaaacaaagggaaaaaaaaggggggagatGTAAGAGCTCTTCAGGGCAACTTCTAAACCTGCTTAGTTTTCACTTCATGGTTTCTAGAGTTATTTTTGAATTAGAGTTGAGTTTGAGTTGAGTTTGAGTTGAATTGCAGAATTCAACTGCAATTCACACAATCTAAGAGTGATGTTTGGTACACCCAGAGTTGATATTTTTTCATCTGGAGCCTGTCACTATAAGAATCTTCCTTTACTGGAGtaatcacagaattattaaggttggaaaaggtcTACAAGTCCAGCCTTTGGCTGAATCCCACCAAGCCACATCACCAAGCGCCATCTCTCATTTTCTGAGCGCTTccaggatggtgactccaccgctgccctggccagcccctcccagtgcccaaccactctttcagtgaaggaatatttccccaaatccccctgaaCATCCCCTGGTGCAGCCACACAGGCTCCTTCTCCTCGGGGCTGGCCTCTGTGCTGTTCCCCCAGCAGCATTCCCCGTGTTCTGCCGGGATCAGCTCTGGAAGAAGGAGACAATAACGAGGCAATAACCCCTGtctgcttttcccctttcccaaacAGCCAAGGACTTCATCCGGCACCTCCTGGAGAAGAACCCGAGCGCGAGGTTCACCTGCGAGGAGGCCCTGAGGCACCcgtggtgagctgggggtgcccCGGGGTCACCCTGCGTGCTCATTgtgctctgtgggagcagggaacGGGAGTGTCCCCACCACAGGAGTGTCCCCCACCCCGTCATTAACGTCATTAACGTCATTAACATCATTATCGTCATTATCGTCATTATCGTCACCACCTCCCCCGCACCACTGGGCTGGCTCCTTCTTGTGTGCACAGAAAGCAAACCATGAATAATTAAAGATGCAATTTGTGCATATTTGCCTCCACAaacagaggcagaggagaaatcCCACCCTGAGCTTTCCCAGGCTTtgaagtgtgtgtttgtgttacattttgttgctgtttttcctttgggtttAATTATTGCTGATTGAATGTACAAAGCAGTTCGGTGCCTGCAGAATGTGGAATGCCTTACAAATGCCATCTGCCTACGAgcccattttcttctcttccatctGCAGGATTAATGGAAATACAGCCCTTCACCGTGACATCTACCCATCTGTCAGCGCTCAGATCCAGAAAAACTTTGCAAAGAGCAAGTGGAGGGtaagtggctgctgctggagccccgAGCCATTTCACCAGCAAACACCAGTGGCTGtcagccagcactgagcagggcttCACTGGGGGGGTGAGCACCCAAACCCTGGGATCCTCCAAAGCTGGGGTTGCCTGCAGTCCATGTTTGCAGGGTGATGGCAGCAATATTCCCCCGGTGAGATTCACCACAACCATGGAGCAGAGGCCAGGGGGTCATTTCCAGCTGTgttcctgggctggcagcagctgtgagccCCAAACAcaccagcagcctgcagcccaTGAAAGGTGGTGTTTGTGGCAGGAACGTGCCCATCCCAAACAGCCAGTGCTGGGGGGGGACAGCGTGTCCtggcatccccagctgctcaCAGGGCTTTTGTCTCCCTCCCCAGCAAGCCTTCAACGCCGCGGCCGTCGTGCACCACATGAGGAAGCTGCACATGAGCGGCCACGGGGCAGCCgagggctctgtccctgccccagagaCCTCCGAGccccccaggcccagcagccCCACGGGGACCCCCCCGCCAGCAGCGCCCAGCGACGACAAGGACACAGCTCAGGGCCCCTCTCAGGGgcacccaaacccacccaggccccctcagctccagcaggacaCGGAAATGGGGGAGGAAAAGCTGCCAAaccccccagagcagggacccctgcttggggacagcagcctggccctgccagacacccccagcctggccctgccagacacccccagccccccagaggagggagccctgcccagggacacccccagccccccagaggagggagccctgcccagggacagcagcctggccctgccagaCAGCCACAGCCCTCCAGGCAggagctcctgtggctgcagcccttcctgTGTGGGCCATGAGAGGACCAAGGCATCCTCCTGCTCCGAGACAGTGCTGCTCAAAAAGTCTTCAAAATCCCAGTAAGTATCCAGGTCCTTCCATGAACTCCCAGCAAATGCAATGGGAATGGAGATGCAGGagtggaggagaaggggagggatGAGCCAGTGCTCGGTTTGGCTGgaagctgtgcccagcccaggctctgctgggcgTCCCAGCACGGGTGAGCAGGGTGCCCAGGCTGCATGGCACAGCCCCCATGCACTGGAGCACAGCTGCGTTTCCACAGGAGTGGCTCAGGGAGACCAGACCCTGCCTTGGCTGCAGGGACTGCACCCACCCTGCTCTGACAGCTGATGTTCCGTACATTGGCACCACAACTCCCCTACAGAACGATCCTAAATAATTgcaatttctcttctttctatTCCCTTTCAGCCATTTCAAGTCAGAGGTTCTTGTTCCAGTGAAAACCAGTAAACACTCATCTCACTGTGGCACTGGGCAAACTGGAGTTTGTTTGATCATGTGATGGAGGCAGCCACGTGGGCAGAGGTGAGTGCCCTGCAATCTAATCCTCAGCTGCTCCTAATTAATCCAATTAGGGCAGGCaaaagggaaaggcagaaataGCACGGTGACTGTACACGAAATAAACAAAGGCAGGGTTTTTGCAAGAGAAAAAGCCTTTCACCAAGCACCTCTCCAGCCATGACTCAGCTCTCAGCTCCCACCAGGGCCAGGCCCCTGACTCTCAATCCAGCTTGTACATCCCAACGAGGCTGCCCAGGAACCTGAGAGAGCAGCCAAGCTTGGGTTTGTCACACCAAACTCTGCACTGTTTCATGGGAAAAAGCTATTAAGCTTTTAATAACTTTTAATGTTATTAATTAATGGGAAAAACATCAATGCAAACCTGTCCctcagctgggattgggctgtTCAGCCAGGTCTCAGCTGGGGCCATGAGCAAagggctcagcacaggcagctcctctcttTGCCACGTTTGGCCCAGGCAGGCTTGAATGTCTTTGTGAGCAGGGCCCAGAGAGGCTCATTTTGTAAAGCAGAGTAAAACAATGCAGTTGGATCCTGTTTGACCACAGCttggctcagccctgccatcATCTGCACCGCTCTCTGTGTGAGCAGTGAGCAGCTTTGCTGTcacaccctgctctgagcaatGTCCCCAAGgtgagctcctgctggcacagctctcctcTAAAGCCACATCAAGAGAGCTCCCTCCTCCCATGTCCTGTGCCAGTCTCTGCTGATGAGGCTGTTTGATCAGCACAGCGGATTAGCAGCACAGACAAACGCAGCTGGAGCCACCGCAGCCTCCCGAGAGGCCAATTCCAGCAGTcagagctgtgacagccctTTGTGAGAGCCACAAGGGGACCcgagctgcccctgccccagcgcGGCTCATTAGCGACACAAAGCCCAGTCCTCACCTGGAATTCTCTCTCTTGCAGGACCAGAAGGGCTCTTTGACTCTTTTCTGCACCTCAGAGCCGGCAGTGTGAGCAGAAaggaggctgtgccctgccagcagctctggagagcagtGACCAGCTGGGTCAGGGGCACAGCAGCGCCAGGATCcgtccctgcaggcagctcgGGCTGTTTCTGGATCATTCCAGCCGGGAGGAGGCGAGGGAAGGTCTgaggctcctgctcccacacCCAGTGTCCATTCTCTTAGGGCATCATCAGCTTGTGTTTCCTGCACCCTGTTTAGCTGTCAATGCACCAATGCCCTGCACAGCATCAGCCCCACAAACCAAAGCCATGCAGAGCTTCCCTCCCGGGGCAGCTCCCTTGTTTCTACAGCCCTCACCCTCTCCTCTCCTCGGGCTTGGTTAGTCCAGGCCTTGGCACTCTGGAGTTCAGCTGCCCAGCCCTCAGCGCAGCTGCAACAGGAGAGAGAACCTGCTAGAAACCTCCCTGTGTGTGACAATGCCACAGCACAGTCTGAGCTCCCCTTCCAAGGCTGTCATTGCACAATGAACACTTGCTTAATAAAGCTGAGATTTGTTTTGTAAAGGGCCTCTTGGTTATTCATAGAAATCCAACATGGAAATGGTCTGTTAAGTCCCTCTTAAAGCTTTCCCTGTGCATCCCAGACCTGCCCCCACTGCTGTTTTTCTGGCACAATGTTCTGTGGAAAATAAGCAGACTGTGGCAGAAAATCAAACAAGACATCTGACTTCACCTTTGACTGTGAGCCTGTGTTTGTCTAATTTGCATAAATGTAGGTATGTTGTACAGAGGGAGATAAAATTCTCCACTTCTCTGATCTGCTTATTTGAAGGAAGATCTCAGAGGGAAGTACTGAAGCCGTGGCATGTTTGAAGAATTAActgcagcagagacaaaaaACTTTAGAAGACCCCACAGGAGGGCTTTAATTTGAACAGTGAAATTCAGCTTAAAGAGCTTGAATTggctaaaagaagaaaaaaaaataactacCCAGTTTATAAAGCCCTCTGGAAATAACAACCTGGGGCTGTGTTTATTTGCCATGGGAGCCTGAGGTCTCTCCCCCTTTTTCCTCCAACCACTGGGCAGCTCTGGCCAGTCCAACCCCCTCCATGGGGGTGCTCCTTCAGTTCAGTGCAGTTATTTTTCCAGAGGTACGGAAAATTAACTTGCTAAAAATAGGGAATTGGGCACAGGAGAGCTCCAGCTGGAAAGTGGGATGAGCGCAGCAGTCGGTGTGTGCAGAGGAGGCAGCGATGCCCGGGCCGCTCAGGAGCAGCTCTCGTAGTAGGCGACTTTCCTCTTGATGCTGTCCCGGATCCTGCCCaccctctcctccagccccgACAGCCGCGACACCCTGGACACCAGAGCCTTGTTGCCTTCCTGAATTTCTGACTCCAGAGCTGAGGAGAGaggccagggaagggaagggttacGTGGTGGGGTTGGGCTGAGCCTCCGCCTcgctcctgcacagctctgacagGGCAAGAAAACCAACATTCTGcactccctctgctccccaccctCTAAACAGCCCCCAAACACCACTCCCTTGAGTTCTGAATGccaaaaaatggaaatgagcATGTGGAGGAAAATGAGAGCAcagtggcactgcaggcagggctcccCTTCATGGTGGCACCCTTGAAAACCCTCAatttcctggcacagcagcaccagctccagcccacATCCCACCCTCTCACTGCCCAAAGTGTGCTGtctcctgtcacagacatctcttatggaaaattctttccttaggatttttcctcctgagaagctgagaggcctcagggacaaaatgtaaccaatggttatctgctgctgtggaatgcaacaggtgcatctgggatttggctcatgtggttgtttctaattaatggccaatcacagcccagctggctcggacagagagccccagtcacaaacctttgttatcattctttcctattctattcttagccagccttctgatgaaatcctttcttctattcttttagtatagttttaatgtaatatatatcataaaataataaatcagccttctgaaccatggagtcagatccttgtctctcCCCTCACCCTCAGACCCCTGTGCACACGGTCACAGTCTCCCTCATTACACCACTGCAGTCCAAGCCCTTCCCCAGGGCACGGTGACACTGAGTTTGGGAGAGCCTTACTTTCCATCCTGAGCATGATGCCCACGGTCTCCTGGAAGAGCGCCTGTGCCTCCTGGCTGATGCTCTGCACCCTCTGGCCCCGCTCGCCCAGCGCCGGGCCCTGCCCCAGCCGGCTCTGCAGCTCCGAGTACAGCTCCTTCACCTGGGCAAGGGCCTGGGGAAAGGCAAAAACACTGCAGCTAACAcccagcaggctgggcacaggggcattcccagtgctggatcCTGTTTGGATGTTAAATGGATTAAAGCTCTGCACCAGAGCTTTGTCTGTTACCAAGTGTGTGATGCACTCACAGACTGACAGACAGCTCCACgagctgctctgccacaggcaggacAGACCAGAAATGGCCTCAGGGTTGGGAATGGCTCTGGagaggctcagcagcaggacaatGCCGTGGTGTGACAGCTCAGCAGCCATGACTGCACAGGAACGTGTCCTGGCAtcacccagggcacagctggctgtgggcacaCCGTGAGCTGGTacctgctgggccctgctgtgACCCGGTacctgctgagccctgctctgagctggtaCCTGCTCTGAACTGGTACCTGCTGAACCCTTCTCTGAACTGGTacctgctgggcactgctggaccctgctctgagctggtaCCTGCTCTGAGCTGGTACCTGCTGGGCCCTGGTGCCCTGCTGTacctgctgggccctgctgtgACCTGGTACCTGCTGGGCCCCGGTGCCCTGCTGtacctgctgggctctgccatacctgctgggccctgctggccTGCTGTACCTGCTGGGCCCCGGTGCCCTGctgtacctgctgtacctgCTGGGCCCTGCCGTACCTGCTGGGCCCTGGTTCCCTGCTGTACCTGCTGAGCCCCGGTGCCCTGCTGTACCTGCTGGGCCCTGCCGTACCTGCTGGGCCCTGGTTCCCTGCTGTACCTGCTGAGCCCCGGTGCCCTGCTGTACCTGCTGGGCCCTGCCGTacctgctgggccctgctggccTGCTGTGCCGctgtccccgccgtgtcccgCGTGTCCCCGGCCCGCAGGCggttctgctctgtgctgcgCTGCAGCTGCGAGAGCCGCCCGGCCAGCCCGGCCAGCCCGGCCCCCATGGCCACCACGTTCTTCTCAGCTGGCCCGAGCACGGCCTCGATCTGCGGGCACAGGGAGCCCCGTTAGGATGGAGTCACACCCAAAGGCTCCccgtgccagccctgctggctgaaGGACGGGGCGCAGGGAGGCCGCCAGGATCCCTCACCTCCTCCACGCGCTCCTGGATGAAGCGCAGCGAGGAGCCCGAGCCCCTGAGGGCCCCCTGGGCCTCCAGTAGCACCGTGTTGGCTCGCTGCAGGttccccagcacctcctccacGCTGCCCTCCACAGCGTTCGCCCGGTTCCTGGGGAGAGGTGGGAAGCAGCCAGGAGTGAGGGTGGAAAAGGGCAAAGAATGGGAGTCCAGGGCACAGAGGTAAAATCAGGAGcttgggaagcaggagaggatTGCTGATGGGAAGGTAACAATGTCCCAAACCTAAAACCCACACATCTGGACTCCACCGGGTTTCCTTGTGAGAGGAACATCAGTTCCACTTCACAGCCTCCGGCAGAGGAGACAAACTAAGAAGGGGAGATAAATGCCTTCCTTCAAACTAgtctgaaatgtttatttcatgGTGTATGACAAGGTGTCAAAGGGAAAGCAATAACCATAGAAGCAGCCCCAATGAACAGTTTTGTGCTCACAATGGGACTGCTCAGGCTGGGTGACAGAGCCCTGGAGAAAGCCAGGCTCCCCTGTCTCATCACTTCCAGCAGGTTAAGCAGGTGTCAGACACTGCCAAGGAGTTTACAGATTTATCCCGCTGACCTTCTCACTGGGGTATTGCTGCAAGTCAACTTGTGACAAAGCAGATGCTCCAAATTGGCAAGGACACCCTGTAATTACTTTTTAAGGGACCGTGGAATAATTGTCCCAACTTTCACCTAGAAAACAAATAGCCCATTAACTCTCCCCATGCTCTCTTGTGCAATTAGGATGTAGGTCACCAATATCAGCTAATACCAGGGCAATGCTGTCATCTCCCAGCGCAGGCACTCGAGATAAGAGCAAAGCCTCCCCTGCTTTCCATAAAGCCCTTCTTGTCCTGGAATCTATAACAGGATCTATTCTGGGGAGATTTATTCGCACTGGGGCCCCAGGAGGTGTCTGGAGATTGCAGACTCATTCTTTTAGGATGGACACAGAAGATCCCAGCCTAAAACTTCAGATTGCGCAAGTCAGGACAGCTCGGGCAGAGCAAGATTTGAGCCCAGCTGAGAACCACCAGTTGCAGCCCAGGCAAGGGACCCTCGGCTGGGAATAGCCTTGAACCTCCACCCACCTggcctgctctgcctcctgctgcagcctcttggCCCTGGCGATGTCCTCGGCCGTCTGGGCAAGGATGTCCTCGGGGCACTGCAGCTCCACCGCCAGCCTCTGGATCTCGCTCATCCTCCTCCGGACTGCAGCAGCGTCCGTGGGGAGGCGCAGGGACAGAACTGACTCACTGATCTCCTGGATGGAGGCAGGATCCGTGTCCTTGTCTGCAGACAGACAGCGGAAGGAAGGTGGGAGTGCGAACGcaagggaggaggagggcagaCACCCATGCACGTCTCACACACATCTCCTCATTCCAGACAGCCTCCAGCATCCCTTCTGAACCCATCTCCTTGAATTCCATGCACTTCTCATTCACACCAGCAGAACTTTCAGGAAAAAGCTGAAGTGATCGCTTGAGTTTGGCAATGCTAACACCATGGCTGAGCCCACAGCAGTCAGGCAGCCCTCACTGAGCAGATGAGGGTGTGTTTCAAGACAAGCCTTTTTACATTTCACAAATACAAGTTAATAAATCAGAAGCAGGCAGAGCCCAAGGGACATTAGCCCCGCGATTAGCTCAGAAATATCTTCACTCATCATTAACACCAGGCAGCATCAAATGACCTGATTTTCTTATTCAGCTAATGCTCAGGAGGCTCATTATGTTATTACAATCTGTCTGTGAACAATAAGTCATCCCATCAG
The genomic region above belongs to Molothrus ater isolate BHLD 08-10-18 breed brown headed cowbird chromosome 25, BPBGC_Mater_1.1, whole genome shotgun sequence and contains:
- the CAMK1G gene encoding calcium/calmodulin-dependent protein kinase type 1G → MGRKEEEGSGSWKKQTSNIRKTFIFMEALGSGAFSEVFLVKQKSTGKLFALKCIKKSPLNRDSSLENEIAVLKKIKHENIVTLEDIYESTTHFYLVMQLVSGGELFDRILERGVYTEKDASLVIHQVLTAVKYLHENGIVHRDLKPENLLYLTPEENSKIMITDFGLSKMEQNGIMSTACGTPGYVAPEVLAQKPYSKAVDCWSIGVITYILLCGYPPFYEETESKLFEKIKEGYYEFESPFWDDISESAKDFIRHLLEKNPSARFTCEEALRHPWINGNTALHRDIYPSVSAQIQKNFAKSKWRQAFNAAAVVHHMRKLHMSGHGAAEGSVPAPETSEPPRPSSPTGTPPPAAPSDDKDTAQGPSQGHPNPPRPPQLQQDTEMGEEKLPNPPEQGPLLGDSSLALPDTPSLALPDTPSPPEEGALPRDTPSPPEEGALPRDSSLALPDSHSPPGRSSCGCSPSCVGHERTKASSCSETVLLKKSSKSHHFKSEVLVPVKTSKHSSHCGTGQTGVCLIM